A stretch of Fusarium fujikuroi IMI 58289 draft genome, chromosome FFUJ_chr10 DNA encodes these proteins:
- a CDS encoding related to glycine-rich RNA-binding protein, giving the protein MSKLFVGGLAWATTSDSLRAKFSEFGEVTDAIVMTDRETGRSRGFGFVTFSAQEEAQAAINTMNEQEFEGRQIRVSEANQGGGGRGGGRGGYGGGGGYGRGSGGGGWRD; this is encoded by the exons ATGTCCAAACTCTTTGTCGG CGGCCTCGCCTGGGCCACAACCAGCGACTCTCTCCGCGCCAAGTTCAGCGAATTTGGTGAGGTAACTGACGCC ATTGTCATGACCGACCGTGAGACCGGCCGATCAAGGGGATTCGGATTCGTCACCTTCAGCGCCCAAGAGGAGGCTCAAGCCGCCATCAACACGATGAACGAGCAGGA GTTCGAGGGTCGCCAGATCCGCGTTAGCGAGGCCAACCagggtggtggtggccgCGGTGGTGGCCGAGGTGGTtacggcggcggcggcggctaCGGCCGTGgcagcggtggtggtggatgGAGAGATTAA
- a CDS encoding related to maltose O-acetyltransferase has protein sequence MTVFNIDEEDNLNRMRRGDLYYAFTPDLVAARKRCRQAVTRLNAAEDPTRREMAEFWRQITNDDRPLPPPAAMEDEEDNVLHEYPWIEAPIRIDYGTNIKVGSNVFINFNCTILDTCQVTIGSRTLIGPNVSFFSGTHPLDPELRNGTNGPELGGTITVGEDCWIAGNVTILPGITIGAGSTVGAGSVVTKDVPPYHVVAGNPAKIIRKLEQNPNGKQGV, from the exons ATGACCGTCTTTAAcatcgacgaggaggacaacCTCAACCGCATGCGCCGCGGCGATCTGTACTACGCTTTCACACCCGATTTGGTAGCTGCCCGCAAGCGATGCAGGCAAGCTGTCACTCGACTCAACGCAGCGGAGGACCCGACACGCCGCGAGATGGCCGAATTCTGGAGACA GATAACAAACGACGACCGCCCTTTACCTCCACCTGCAGCaatggaagatgaggaggacaaCGTGTTGCACGAATATCCCTGGATCGAAGCACCCATCAGGATCGACTACGGCACGAATATCAAAGTAGGAAGCAATGTTTTTATCAACTTCAACTGCACAATACTTGATACATGCCAAGTAACCATCGGCTCAAGGACGCTGATCGGACCAAAcgtttctttcttctccggTACGCATCCTCTGGATCCTGAGCTGCGTAATGGCACAAATGGACCAGAACTGGGCGGTACAATCACCGTGGGTGAAGATTGCTGGATCGCGGGCAACGTGACCATTCTCCCGGGTATCACAATCGGCGCTGGTTCCACGGTTGGTGCAGGGAGTGTTGTCACCAAG GATGTACCGCCTTACCATGTAGTTGCTGGAAACCCTGCCAAGATCATTCGTAAGCTTGAACAGAACCCCAACGGAAAGCAAGGAGTATAG
- a CDS encoding related to aerobactin siderophore biosynthesis protein iucB — MSSEPFQQKSPIKIRLPLPYLSTYYLERTAEGKQSYRLRKDDSITEGKPFPKVLHADDLVFSKIPAVESDKIPDSDNREYARARRSPVWSLSWEKQAPTLSQTWMFLYTFFTYHFDVEQFRLRLEGAGAEDLAKELVLSMVAINMPPPPKGVEPAPSTGLEVLVLRSAFWQGCASPLGQQPIWLPTWNSANVVPHLEYVMTPTSESTLLRHPRRTPKPAAGSYIYSRYIPSLDEHFNLVALDYENPEHLGLFNTWQNDPRVAAGWMETGTLDEHRTYLKNIHDDPHQFAVLGYFNDTPFAYFELYWAKEDKMGQHYACLDFDRGRHSLVGNDKFRGQYRVMAWWPSVMHYEFLDDHRTENVVGEPRLSSENVLKYEMIFGLHQDKWMDLPHKRSNLVKISRERFFQICPFNQGKPRVAGTTFGFEPKL; from the coding sequence ATGTCTTCAGAACCATTCCAGCAAAAGTCGCCAATCAAGATCAGGCTACCTCTGCCTTATCTGTCCACCTACTACCTCGAGCGTACTGCTGAGGGTAAGCAGTCGTATCGTCTGCGCAAGGACGACTCCATCACAGAGGGCAAGCCTTTCCCCAAGGTTCTCCATGCAGATGACCTAGTTTTCTCCAAGATTCCTGCTGTGGAATCTGATAAGATCCCTGATTCTGATAACCGCGAGTACGCTCGTGCTAGAAGAAGTCCTGTCTGGTCGCTGAGCTGGGAGAAGCAGGCTCCTACTCTTTCGCAGACCTGGATGTTCCTCTACACTTTCTTCACATATCACTTCGATGTAGAGCAATTCCGTCTTCGCCTTGAGGGCGCTGGCGCTGAGGATCTGGCCAAGGAGCTGGTCCTCTCCATGGTCGCCATCAacatgcctcctcctcccaagGGTGTTGAGCCCGCACCCAGCACtggtcttgaggttcttgttcttcgcaGCGCGTTCTGGCAGGGATGCGCCTCTCCATTGGGCCAACAGCCCATCTGGCTTCCTACCTGGAACTCCGCCAACGTGGTGCCTCATCTGGAGTACGTGATGACGCCCACCTCCGAGTCCACTCTCCTGCGTCACCCGCGCCGAACACCCAAGCCTGCTGCCGGTAGTTACATCTACAGCCGGTACATCCCATCTCTTGACGAGCACTTCAACCTCGTCGCTCTCGACTACGAGAACCCCGAGCACTTGGGTCTCTTCAACACATGGCAAAACGACCCTCGTGTCGCTGCTGGATGGATGGAGACAGGCACTCTTGATGAGCATCGCACATATCTTAAGAACATCCACGATGACCCTCATCAGTTCGCTGTTCTGGGTTACTTCAACGACACACCTTTCGCCTACTTTGAGCTGTACTGGGccaaggaggacaagatGGGTCAACACTACGCCTGCCTTGACTTCGATCGCGGCCGACACTCACTCGTCGGTAACGACAAGTTCCGCGGACAGTATCGCGTTATGGCATGGTGGCCCAGTGTGATGCACTACGAGTTCCTCGATGACCACCGCACTGAGAACGTTGTCGGCGAGCCTCGTCTCTCCAGCGAGAACGTTCTCAAGTATGAGATGATCTTCGGTCTTCACCAAGACAAGTGGATGGACCTGCCTCACAAGCGATCCAACCTTGTCAAGATCTCTCGTGAGCGCTTCTTCCAGATCTGCCCCTTCAACCAGGGCAAGCCTCGTGTCGCTGGCACGACCTTTGGCTTTGAGCCCAAGCTGTAA
- a CDS encoding related to major facilitator MirA codes for MGALDKFLGRKGNEGDATEAPVTVTAAMNEKDQEAGKYPDETGSASDAVTENAQHGVKAVEATTLAWSKKALAGVFVFMWLIYLTNGFQSQINYTLVPYASSEWESHSLIPVIGIVANCMTAAVYIPLSKILDIWGRAEGFLLMVTFATIGMAMMAASRNLATYCAATVFWQVGWSGLTYSIDVITADSTQLKNRGLAYAFTSSPYMITAFAGPKSAEAFLRNGDQWRWGFGTFSIVLPVVAIPMYVLLRFNLQKAKKQGLLVNESSGRSFLENIKWGLIEFDAAGAFLFAAGLVIFLLPFSIASSAPKGWDTPYIIAMIILGVVLLAIFGAYERYVAPKPFLRFELLTSRTVIGVCLLDFVYMIAYYCWNSYFTSFLQVVNNLQPSTAGYVNNTFEIVSGVLLFIVGYAMHKTGRFKWILCVGIPLYMFSQGLMIYFRRPGQSIGYLIMCEVFISIAGATFILCMQVGVLAAVEHQYVATALATLSVTGNIGSAVGSTISATIWTNTFYKKLAEYLPESAQADLDAIYESLDSQLLYEMGSPERLAIQKAYGYGQARMLAAGTGIMAVALISLFLIKNYDLRKIKQTKGTVF; via the exons ATGGGAGCTCTCGACAAGTTCCTTGGGCGCAAGGGCAATGAGGGTGATGCCACTGAGGCACccgtcactgtcactgctgCCATGAACGAAAAAGACCAGGAGGCTGGCAAATACCCTGATGAGACTGGCAGCGCCAGCGATGCCGTTACCGAGAACGCGCAGCATGGTGTCAAGGCCGTTGAGGCTACGACTCTGGCCTGGAGCAAGAAGGCTCTTGCTGGTGTCTTCGTTTT CATGTGGTTGATCTACCTCACCAATGGTTTCCAGAGCCAGATCAACTACACTCTTGTTCCCTACGCCAGCAGTGAATGGGAGTCTCACTCTCTCATTCCCGTCATTGGCATTGTAGCCAACTGCATGACTGCCGCTGTCTACATTCCCCTGTCCAAGATCCTCGATATCTGGGGTCGTGCTGAAGGTTTCCTTCTCATGGTCACTTTTGCTACCATTGGtatggccatgatggccgCTAGTCGCAACCTCGCCACCTACTGTGCCGCTACC GTCTTCTGGCAGGTCGGCTGGTCTGGTCTCACCTACAGCATTGACGTTATCACGGCCGATTCCACACAGCTCAAGAACCGAGGTCTTGCGTACGCCTTCACCTCTTCTCCATACATGATCACTGCCTTCGCTGGTCCCAAGTCTGCCGAGGCCTTCCTCCGAAACGGTGATCAGTGGCGATGGGGCTTTGGAACATTCTCCATTGTCCTTCCCGTCGTCGCCATCCCCATGTACGTCCTCCTGAGGTTCAACCTtcagaaggccaagaagcagggTCTCCTTGTCAATGAGTCTAGCGGTCGATCTTTCTTGGAGAACATCAAGTGGGGACTCATTGAGTTcgatgctgctggtgctttcTTGTTcgctgctggtcttgtcatcttcctccttcccTTCTCCATCGCTAGCAGCGCCCCCAAGGGTTGGGACACCCCCTACATCATTGCGATGATCATTCTGGGTGTTGTTCTTCTGGCCATCTTTGGTGCTTACGAGCGCTATGTTGCCCCTAAGCCATTCCTTCGCTTCGAGCTCCTTACCAGCCGCACCGTTATCGGTGTCTGCCTTCTGGACTTTGTCTACATGATCGCCTACTACTGCTGGAACAGCTACTTCACCTCGTTCCTCCAGGTGGTCAACAACCTACAACCCTCTACAGCTGGTTATGTCAACAACACCTTTGAGATCGTCTCTGgtgtcctcctcttcattgtTGGCTATGCCATGCACAAGACCGGACGCTTCAAGTGGATTCTGTGTGTCGGTATTCCCCTGTACATGTTTTCCCAGGGTCTCATGATCTACTTCCGTCGCCCTGGTCAATCCATTGGCTACCTCATTATGTGTGAAGTCTTCATCTCAATCGCTGGCGCTACCTTTATTCTTTGCATGCAAGTCGGTGTCCTCGCTGCCGTCGAGCATCAGTATGTCGCTACCGCTCTGGCTACCCTTAGCGTCACTGGCAACATTGGATCTGCTGTTGGCAGCACCATCTCTGCCACCATCTGGACCAACACCTTCTATAAGAAGCTCGCCGAGTATCTTCCTGAGTCTGCTCAGGCTGATCTCGACGCCATTTACGAGTCCCTCGACTCCCAGCTCCTCTATGAGATGGGCAGCCCCGAGCGTCTTGCGATCCAGAAGGCTTACGGTTATGGCCAGGCTCGCATGCTTGCTGCCGGAACTGGCATTATGGCTGTCGCTCTTATCTCgctgttcttgatcaagaactACGATCTCAGGAAGATCAAGCAGACCAAGGGTACTGTCTTCTAA
- a CDS encoding related to lipase/esterase translates to MTYPFPYSQAAKLDSRIKIPRPTYDHDLAPLLDSASFPEEFDLNLMRGVASGEQECSHGSFIFNAETVLSDNPHLSHTEHSVPGPDNNTITLSVFAPKNPSKAPRPVLYHIHGGGMVSGDRFTAVTSVIDLLRGIDCVVVSVEHRLAPETRAPGPAEDCYAGLVWISENASSLGIDPAAIVVFGVSGGGALAAATCLMARDRKRPAIPIKAQMLYSPLLDDRCESLADQQFEYGNPASTAWLRAIWDLILGDARGSEHVTPYQAPARETDLSNLPAAYIDAGECEVFRDVAVAYATEMWRGGSTCELHIWPGAWHGFDMMDDPKMPLIHIANMTKANWLQRVMKNTGDEKCS, encoded by the coding sequence ATGACATACCCCTTCCCATATTCACAAGCTGCGAAGCTTGACTCGAGGATCAAGATACCTCGTCCGACCTACGACCATGACCTGGCACCACTGTTGGACTCTGCTTCATTCCCTGAAGAATTTGACCTAAACTTGATGCGTGGAGTCGCGAGTGGTGAACAGGAATGCTCTCATGGCTCATTCATCTTCAATGCAGAGACTGTCCTCAGTGATAACCCGCACTTGAGTCACACGGAGCACTCAGTTCCTGGACCTGACAATAATACAATTACCTTGTCAGTGTTCGCTCCCAAGAACCCATCAAAAGCGCCGAGGCCAGTCTTGTATCACATTCACGGCGGCGGGATGGTCAGTGGTGACAGATTCACTGCCGTCACATCTGTGATTGATCTTCTGAGAGGGATCGATTGCGTTGTTGTCTCCGTGGAACACCGTCTTGCCCCGGAGACGCGCGCGCCTGGCCCAGCTGAAGACTGCTATGCGGGGCTTGTGTGGATTTCTGAGAATGCTTCGAGTCTTGGAATTGACCCAGCTGCCATTGTCGTGTTTGGGGTGTCTGGAGGAGGCGCCCTTGCAGCTGCTACGTGCCTTATGGCTCGTGATAGAAAGCGCCCAGCTATCCCGATCAAAGCTCAGATGCTTTACTCGCCTCTCTTGGATGACCGATGTGAGAGCTTGGCTGATCAGCAATTCGAGTACGGCAACCCTGCCAGTACAGCATGGCTTCGTGCCATTTGGGATCTTATCCTAGGTGATGCACGAGGATCAGAACATGTTACACCGTATCAAGCGCCTGCAAGAGAGACTGATCTTTCGAATTTGCCCGCTGCATACATCGATGCTGGAGAATGTGAAGTCTTCCGCGATGTCGCCGTCGCCTATGCTACCGAGATGTGGCGAGGCGGATCAACATGCGAACTTCATATCTGGCCTGGAGCTTGGCACGGGTTTGATATGATGGACGATCCCAAGATGCCACTTATTCACATCGCTAACATGACGAAAGCTAATTGGCTTCAGAGAGTCATGAAGAATACAGGAGATGAGAAGTGTAGTTAA
- a CDS encoding related to cellobiose dehydrogenase, translated as MRFSTLLSSAALMYQAVSAESVEYKDADTGITFQQYTDKSSKFSFGIALPKNPSTDFIGQMTVPISEGYGSVGMGSTMTKKLLVVAWPNDGKVITSVRQADGYTNPAVLDDDTVSIKPIEKGTKVGTDSFTFTFLCEGCIKTDGTTFKAADTNAVLSFAMSTIALDDPTDAAGALNYHGAGFGGYSLDTAAAQSADFETWAKLASDATTPVTSPGGSTGSNPGNFTTIVSNATYDYIVVGGGTAGLIVAERLVESKKSVLLLEQGKASFYESGGRSTMDWNDTVTQYDVPSMAYYLTTAKDTSAYCTDTASMAGCILGGSSVINAMMFVRPQPADFDDKWPTGWKWQDVESSANKLYERTPGTTSPTKDGKRVDQGAWNVLSKFFSSNGFTEVDAIEEPSKKKSVFTHPPLMVNDGLRAGPVRDYLPLAQANNNFKLQLNTKVLRVIREGKAVTGIEVQSGPSTRQIINLKANGAVVLAAGSLATPRLLVNSGIGPSEQIEAVASGSQRLTMPAKDQWLDLPVGENLKDHPIFTVKMKTKQPMSALTETDFTKPSQTNIDLFAQGDGLLAQSGQRFIFWDTVKGSDGVERYVQGTCAAAGDDAVKVKVYLTHGATSSGSLTVTSSGATKLVGEPYLKTAGDKEAVKSFMNKLISFASKPNSTLSIASNATAESLMAEYVSGSHFVGSAIMGTENDGTSVVDTDTKVWGTENLFVVDGSIHPDLPTGNTQAIIMVAAEHAASKILGGGNGTSSPVVPSNGTVPVATTPISTPVATKRPSKCKRSMRQRRHHRRL; from the coding sequence ATGCGTTTCTCAACACTCCTTTCATCAGCGGCGCTGATGTACCAGGCCGTCTCGGCCGAATCAGTCGAGTACAAGGATGCCGATACCGGAATTACCTTCCAGCAGTATACcgacaagagcagcaagTTCTCCTTCGGTATTGCTCTTCCCAAGAACCCCAGCACCGACTTCATTGGTCAGATGACCGTTCCCATCTCCGAGGGTTATGGATCCGTTGGTATGGGATCTACCAtgaccaagaagcttctcgttGTTGCTTGGCCCAACGATGGCAAGGTCATTACCTCAGTTCGCCAGGCTGATGGATACACCAACCCCGCCGTTCTTGACGACGACACCGTCTCTATAAAGCCCATCGAGAAGGGCACCAAGGTCGGCACTGACTCTTTCACCTTCACTTTCCTTTGCGAGGGTTGCATCAAGACCGATGGTACCACCTTCAAGGCTGCCGATACCAACGCTGTTCTCAGCTTTGCTATGAGCACCATTGCTCTTGACGACCCCACcgatgctgctggtgctcTCAACTACCACGGCGCTGGCTTCGGCGGTTACTCTCTTGACACTGCCGCTGCTCAGTCTGCCGACTTTGAGACCTGGGCCAAGCTTGCTTCCGATGCCACTACTCCTGTTACCAGCCCTGGAGGCAGCACTGGTTCCAACCCTGGCAACTTCACCACCATCGTCTCCAACGCTACTTACGACTACATTGTTGTCGGTGGTGGTACTGCCGGTCTCATTGTTGCTGAGCGTCTCGTCGAGTCCAAGAAgtctgttcttcttcttgagcagggCAAGGCCTCCTTCTACGAGTCTGGTGGCCGCTCTACCATGGACTGGAACGACACCGTCACTCAGTACGATGTTCCTTCCATGGCCTACTACCTCACTACCGCCAAGGATACCTCTGCCTACTGCACTGACACTGCCAGCATGGCTGGTTGCATTCTCGGTGGCTCAAGCGTCATCAACGCCATGATGTTTGTCCGCCCCCAGCCTGCTGACTTTGACGACAAGTGGCCTACTGGCTGGAAGTGgcaggatgttgagagctcCGCCAACAAGCTCTACGAGCGCACCCCCGGTACCACCAGCCCTaccaaggatggcaagcGAGTTGACCAGGGCGCTTGGAACGTTCTCTCCAAGTTCTTCTCTAGCAACGGCTTCACCGAGGTTGATGCCATTGAGGAGCCTAGTAAGAAGAAATCAGTCTTCACTCACCCTCCTCTGATGGTCAACGACGGTCTCCGCGCGGGTCCCGTCCGTGACTACCTCCCTCTTGCTCAGGccaacaacaacttcaagctccagctcaacaccaaggtcCTCCGTGTCATTCGCGAGGGCAAGGCTGTCACCGGTATTGAGGTCCAGTCCGGTCCTTCTACCCGccagatcatcaacctcaaggcCAACGGTGCCGTCGTCCTTGCCGCCGGCTCTCTAGCCACTCCCCGCCTTCTCGTCAACTCTGGTATCGGTCCTTCTGAGCAGATTGAGGCCGTTGCTAGTGGAAGCCAGCGCCTCACGATGCCTGCCAAGGATCAGTGGCTCGACCTCCCCGTCGGAGAGAACCTCAAGGACCACCCTATCTTCAccgtcaagatgaagaccaAGCAGCCCATGTCAGCTCTCACGGAGACGGACTTCACCAAGCCTAGCCAGACCAACATTGATCTTTTCGCCCAGGGTGACGGTCTTCTTGCTCAGTCTGGCCAGCGCTTCATCTTTTGGGACACTGTCAAAGGCtccgatggtgttgagcgaTACGTTCAGGGTACCTGCGCCGctgctggtgatgatgctgtcaaggtcaaggtctaCCTCACTCACGGTGCTACCTCCAGCGGTTCTCTTACCGTCACCAGCTCTGGTGCTACCAAACTTGTCGGCGAGCCTTACCTCAAGACTGCAGGCGACAAGGAGGCtgtcaagagcttcatgaacaagctcatcagcttTGCATCCAAGCCCAACAGCACCCTCAGTATCGCCAGCAACGCTACCGCCGAGAGTCTCATGGCCGAGTACGTCAGCGGTTCTCACTTTGTTGGCTCTGCCATCATGGGTACTGAGAACGATGGTACCAGCGTTGTCGATACTGACACCAAGGTCTGGGGCACCGAGAACCTGTTCGTCGTTGACGGTTCCATCCACCCTGATCTTCCTACTGGCAACACCcaggccatcatcatggtCGCTGCTGAGCACGCTGCTTCTAAGATCCTCGGTGGCGGAAACGGTACTTCCAGCCCTGTTGTTCCCAGCAACGGCACTGTCCCCGTTGCTACTACTCCCATCAGCACTCCCGTCGCTACCAAGAGGCCTTCCAAGTGCAAGAGGTCTATGCGACAGCGCCGCCACCACCGTCGCCTGTAG
- a CDS encoding related to alcohol oxidase, whose amino-acid sequence MPRFQALTLAALSCLHATTASAYPRQDASVRTEYDYIIVGAGASGLTVANRLSEDPAVTVLVIEAGDFDKNEDIVTIPGLAGGAVGTKYDWNLTYPATTSLNGRNVSIPLGKVVGGSTKLNRMVYDRGSKADYDRWAELGNSDWQWDTLLPYFKKNEKFTGPTTDIKKEYGITTDPSAHGSSGFIHSSYSPFFWPTTKSLVKATEELDIDVAFDQANGGAIGGYFCPHNLNPKTVVRSSAQDYYSAVSQRKNLQLLPGNQVTRILTSKNGSSVRATGVEFAKNKDSAKKTVKAKKEVILAAGAIHTPQILQVSGIGDSALLSSIDVPVVVDLPAVGQNFHDHVLLAVVGTINAPIQTGNLTGNATFAAEARAEYDQQKKGPYTSPTGDFLLFLPLSNYTSSASSIHKQAASQDGSKFLPSGTPAEVVKGYKKQQKVLNDKLLDTKSAILEIIWADGTSILGLQHPYSRGSVKAKSSNIFDSPDANPEFLSNPLDIAILTEGVKFARKLSAAPSIKSLNPFEIVPGANVTSDSDIEQFIRSSASTLFHPAGSCKLGSRSDGGVVDEKLRVYGIKGLRIVDASVIPLLPATHTMTTVYAVAEKAADLIKRG is encoded by the exons ATGCCTAGATTTCAGGCGCTTACCCTGGCAGCTCTGAGCTGTCTGCATGCGACAACTGCCTCTGCTTACCCACGTCAAGATGCCAGTGTGCGCACAGAATACGACTATATCATTGTTGGTGCAGGCGCTTCAGGCCTCACTGTCGCTAACCGCCTATCGGAGGATCCTG CTGTGACTGTCCTCGTGATTGAAGCTGGTGACTT CGACAAAAATGAAGACATCGTGACAATCCCAGGCCTTGCTGGCGGTGCTGTTGGCACAAAGTACGACTGGAATCTGACATATCCCGCTACCACTTCTCTCAATGGACGCAACGTCTCAATTCCCTTGGGCAAAGTCGTTGGAGGCTCAACCAAGCTCAATCGCATGGTCTATGATCGCGGTTCGAAGGCGGACTACGATCGCTGGGCGGAGTTGGGTAACAGCGATTGGCAGTGGGATACACTGCTTCCTTACTTCAAGAAG AACGAGAAATTCACTGGACCGACTACcgatatcaagaaggaaTACGGCATCACCACGGACCCTTCTGCGCATGGCTCGTCAGGCTTCATTCACTCCAGCTACTCGCCTTTCTTCTGGCCCACCACGA AAAGTCTTGTCAAGGCCACTGAGGAGCTCGACATCGACGTCGCCTTCGACCAAGCCAATGGCGGCGCAATTGGAGGATACTTCTGCCCTCACAACCTCAACCCCAAGACCGTTGTTCGCTCCTCTGCACAGGACTACTACAGCGCTGTCTCTCAGCGCAAGaacctccagcttcttccagGAAATCAAGTTACTCGCATTCTTACTAGCAAGAATGGAAGCTCCGTGAGGGCTACTGGTGTCGAG TTCgcgaagaacaaggacagcGCCAAGAAGACTGTaaaggcgaagaaggagGTCATCCTTGCGGCTGGAGCCATTCACACTCCTCAGATCCTGCAGGTCTCCGGTATCGGTGACTCGGCTCTTCTCTCCAGTATCGACGTccctgttgttgttgatctcCCCGCTGTTGGCCAGAACTTCCACGATCATGTCTTACTCGCCGTGGTGGGCACAA TCAATGCTCCTATCCAAACCGGCAACCTTACTGGAAACGCCACTTTCGCTGCTGAGGCGCGCGCTGAATACGATCAGCAAAAGAAGGGACCTTATACTTCACCCACTGGTgacttccttcttttcctccctcTCTCCAACTACACAAGCTCCGCTTCGAGCATTCACAAGCAGGCCGCTAGCCAGGACGGCTCCAAGTTCCTCCCTTCAGGTACACCCGCCGAAGTCGTCAAGGGCtacaagaagcagcagaaggTTCTCAACGATAAGCTTCTTGATACCAAGTCAGCCATCCTGGAGATTATTTGGGCCGATGGAACCTCGATCCTTGGTCTCCAGCACCCCTACTCTCGAGGCTccgtcaaggccaagtcttCCAACATCTTCGACTCTCCAGATGCCAACCCAGAGTTCCTCAGCAACCCTCTCGATATCGCTATTCTCACTGAAGGTGTCAAGTTTGCTCGAAAGCTGTCAGCTGCACCCTCAATCAAGTCCCTGAACCCCTTTGAAATTGTACCAGGAGCCAATGTCACAAGTGACAGTGACATTGAACAGTTCATCCGCAGTAGCGCATCAACTCTGTTCCATCCCGCAGGTTCCTGCAAGCTTGGTAGCCGCAGTGATGGTGGTGTAGTTGACGAGAAGCTCAGAGTTTACGGCATCAAGGGCCTTCGCATCGTCGATGCCAGTGTCATTCCCTTGCTCCCTGCCACGCATACAATGACTACTGTTTATGCTGTCGCTGAGAAG GCTGCCGACTTGATCAAGCGCGGTTAA
- a CDS encoding related to O-methylsterigmatocystin oxidoreductase: MSDQVIYLAILVGLYVLYKLANSTDQPKIKGIPEIPGVPLFGNLIQLGTDHARVAQKWAKKYGPVFQTRLGTKRVIYVNSYEAVKHFWITHQSALISRPMFHTFHSVVSSSQGFTIGTSPWDESCKNRRKAAATALNRPAVQSYMPILDLESLVSIKELLDDCKDGSKDLDPSPYFARFALNTSLTLNYGFRIDGDVNSELLHEITYVEREISNFRSTSNNWQDYVPLLRLWGAQNSSAEEFRVRRDKYLSDLLANLKSRIDNGTDKPCITGNILKDPTAKLNDAEIKSICLTMVSAGLDTVPGNVIMGIAYLATEHGQKIQAKALKEIYKVYPNGEAWERCLVEEKVPYVTALVKEILRFWTVIPICLPRESIKDIPYQGAVIPAGTKFFMNAYAADYDESRFANPYEFNPERYIDDKEVGTPHYAYGAGSRMCAGSHLANRELYTAFIRLITAFEILPPKDKKDFPVMDCIECNANPTSLTTDPKPFKVGFKPRDEAKAREWIAAGEERTQDIR, encoded by the exons ATGTCTGATCAAGTCATCTACCTCGCTATTCTCGTCGGCCTGTACGTATTGTACAAGTTGGCCAATTCGACTGATCAGCCAAAGATCAAGGGTATCCCCGAAATTCCTGGTGTACCGCTTTTCGGAAACTTGATTCAGTTGGGGACGGACCATGCCAGAGTTGCACAGAAATGGGCCAAGAAGTACGGACCTGTCTTTCAGACACGTCTGGGAACCAAG CGAGTCATCTATGTCAACTCTTATGAGGCCGTGAAGCATTTCTGGATCACCCACCAGTCTGCACTCATCTCCCGCCCCATGTTTCACACATTCCACTCAGTtgtttcttcatctcaaGGCTTCACTATCGGCACTTCACCATGGGATGAGTCCTGCAAGAACCGCCGGAAGGCCGCCGCCACTGCCCTCAACCGCCCTGCTGTTCAATCTTACATGCCAATTCTCGACCTCGAATCTCTCGTCAGCATCAAGGAACTTCTTGACGATTGTAAGGACGGAagcaaggaccttgacccatCGCCCTACTTTGCCCGATTTGCGCTCAACacttctttgactttgaacTACGGCTTCCGCATCGATGGCGACGTCAACTCTGAGCTTCTCCACGAAATCACTTACGTTGAGCGCGAGATTTCCAACTTCAGATCTACTAGCAACAACTGGCAGGATTATGTTCCGCTGCTTCGACTTTGGGGAGCTCAAAACTCATCGGCTGAGGAATTCAGAGTGCGCCGTGACAAGTATCTGTCTGATCTCCTGGCCAATCTCAAGAGCAGAATCGACAACGGTACAGATAAGCCTTGTATCACTGGAAACATTCTGAAGGACCCCACCGCCAAGTTGAACGATG CCGAGATCAAGTCTATCTGCCTCACTATGGTTTCTGCTGGTCTGGACACAGTTCCAGGTAACGTGATCATGGGCATCGCATACCTCGCAACCGAGCACGGTCAGAAGATTCAAGCCAAGGCCCTCAAGGAGATCTACAAAGTCTACCCCAACGGTGAAGCCTGGGAACGATGCCTCGTGGAAGAGAAGGTTCCCTATGTCACAGCCCTCGTCAAGGAGATCTTGCGATTTTGGACCGTTATTCCTATCTGCCTGCCTCGGGAAAGCATCAAGGATATCCCCTACCAGGGTGCCGTGATCCCTGCAGGAACCAAGTTTTTCATG AACGCCTACGCCGCAGACTATGATGAATCACGATTCGCGAATCCTTATGAGTTTAACCCTGAGCGATACATCGACGACAAGGAGGTTGGAACGCCTCACTACGCTTATGGTGCTGGATCACGAATGTGCGCGGGCTCTCACCTTGCAAACCGCGAGCTCTACACAGCTTTCATCCGCCTCATCACCGCTTTCGAGATTCTCCCTCCCAAGGACAAAAAGGATTTCCCCGTCATGGATTGCATCGAGTGCAACGCCAACCCAACTTCGCTGACAACGGACCCTAAGCCTTTCAAGGTCGGTTTCAAGCCGCGAgatgaggccaaggccagGGAATGGATTGCTGCTGGTGAAGAGCGAACCCAAGACATAAGGTGA